Proteins encoded together in one Shewanella acanthi window:
- a CDS encoding peptidylprolyl isomerase has translation MFDYRNSTPEVTSQKSIHVTQADIDNMRHNFANTWQRLPTEQELSRLIEEKVRDEITYQEALNLGLDNDDLYIKRRLRMKLESIYIDLAANDAPSIQAQQDYLKRHQKAFYIEGQLSFSQVFFSPSHNIEALNQLSSTVLTTLNQAGSELNIDELGDATLLDRRQSMMSLVTLRNQFGQAFADEVDRLEPGKWFGPVRSLYGYHLVRVEQKIPGYLPTLEEVKVSVEQGLISERRQQLLDAEYQLLRDQYSVVIDSPAPAPSTSQGAAR, from the coding sequence GTGTTTGACTATCGAAACTCCACCCCAGAAGTCACCTCTCAAAAAAGCATCCACGTGACCCAAGCCGATATCGACAATATGCGTCACAACTTCGCCAATACCTGGCAGCGTTTACCCACAGAGCAAGAGTTATCCCGGTTGATTGAGGAAAAGGTGCGGGATGAAATTACCTACCAGGAGGCGCTGAATCTTGGGCTCGATAATGATGATCTCTATATCAAACGAAGGTTAAGGATGAAATTAGAATCCATCTATATCGACCTCGCCGCAAACGATGCCCCCAGCATTCAGGCGCAGCAGGATTACCTAAAACGCCATCAGAAAGCGTTCTATATCGAAGGGCAACTGAGTTTCTCCCAGGTGTTCTTTAGCCCTAGTCATAACATTGAGGCGCTAAATCAATTATCTTCTACCGTACTCACAACGCTCAATCAGGCTGGGTCGGAGCTCAATATTGACGAACTCGGGGATGCAACCCTGCTGGATAGACGCCAATCGATGATGTCGCTTGTCACCCTAAGGAACCAATTTGGTCAGGCCTTTGCCGATGAAGTTGATCGCCTTGAGCCCGGTAAATGGTTTGGCCCTGTACGCTCACTCTACGGTTACCACTTAGTCAGAGTGGAACAAAAAATTCCCGGTTATCTGCCAACGCTTGAGGAAGTTAAAGTCAGCGTCGAGCAGGGACTAATAAGTGAGCGCAGACAACAATTGTTAGATGCCGAGTACCAATTGCTGCGGGACCAATATTCCGTGGTGATTGATAGCCCCGCGCCGGCCCCATCGACTTCCCAGGGGGCGGCACGATGA
- a CDS encoding diguanylate cyclase domain-containing protein → MKSSHLGSIFRPRIGFWFLTMVYLVVSMLILGLMTSLYSERHRAIATDIMRNQIALIRSEIEASIFIDTYLADSLATVVTINPDFAIENWEMIATKLVDKAHYVRNVGIAPNDVISHVYPLQGNEKAVGFDVKTNPVQRRSIELAKQLGGVYIAGPLTLVQGGLGLIARYPIYSDYPLNQVYWGSVSIVIDSNKLLMNSGITHVQDANISIRKVNKDGIGDSIVYGSDSVFEEPDIELPINVPNGQWTLAAKYHLKDDQLITLAKVIIYSIGGFSAIFTYFLIVLLYRNYHLAHKASLRDELTQLSNRRCLMNQLQELLQRADKPMFALLNIDLNGFKGVNDELGHAAGDELLKHVANLLVDNVRNSDTVARIGGDEFIVILRNLDSPKHIQAMVDKIQTAVKSHPLIWQQQPLRASLSIGFAVYDGTQTSINELLQQADTQMYQAKAEAKRTET, encoded by the coding sequence ATGAAATCGTCTCATCTCGGCTCAATTTTCCGCCCTCGTATCGGTTTTTGGTTTTTAACCATGGTGTACCTTGTCGTTAGCATGTTAATTCTTGGACTAATGACAAGTCTCTATTCAGAGCGCCATCGTGCTATAGCAACTGATATTATGCGTAATCAAATCGCACTCATTAGATCAGAAATTGAAGCATCAATTTTCATCGATACCTACCTTGCAGATAGTCTAGCGACTGTTGTAACCATTAATCCTGATTTTGCCATTGAAAATTGGGAAATGATCGCAACAAAATTAGTCGATAAAGCCCACTATGTCCGTAATGTAGGTATTGCTCCCAATGATGTCATCAGTCATGTATATCCACTACAAGGCAACGAGAAAGCCGTTGGATTTGATGTCAAAACTAACCCAGTGCAGAGGCGTTCGATTGAACTTGCTAAACAACTTGGAGGCGTCTATATCGCTGGCCCATTAACTCTCGTACAAGGTGGTCTTGGGCTCATCGCCCGCTACCCCATCTACAGTGATTACCCCTTAAATCAGGTATATTGGGGCAGTGTGAGTATTGTTATAGACTCCAACAAGTTGCTGATGAATTCAGGTATCACTCATGTGCAAGATGCCAACATCAGTATCAGAAAGGTCAATAAGGATGGCATTGGCGATTCAATCGTCTACGGTTCAGATTCCGTTTTTGAAGAGCCAGATATTGAATTACCAATTAATGTACCAAATGGCCAATGGACACTTGCAGCCAAATATCACTTAAAAGATGATCAACTTATCACCCTTGCCAAAGTAATAATTTACAGTATTGGCGGGTTTTCCGCGATTTTTACCTATTTTTTAATCGTATTACTCTATCGTAACTATCATTTAGCTCACAAAGCATCACTACGAGATGAATTAACCCAACTTTCAAATCGTCGTTGTTTAATGAATCAGCTACAAGAACTCTTGCAAAGAGCAGATAAGCCCATGTTCGCACTGCTAAACATTGATTTAAATGGCTTTAAAGGTGTAAATGATGAGTTAGGACATGCTGCAGGAGACGAATTATTAAAACATGTTGCCAATCTGCTAGTAGACAATGTACGCAATAGTGACACTGTTGCTCGTATTGGTGGTGATGAATTCATCGTAATTTTGCGAAATCTTGATTCCCCTAAACATATACAAGCCATGGTAGACAAAATTCAAACTGCGGTTAAATCTCATCCACTCATTTGGCAACAACAGCCCCTTAGGGCCTCTCTCAGTATCGGGTTTGCTGTATATGATGGAACCCAAACCTCTATTAACGAACTGCTTCAACAGGCAGATACACAGATGTACCAAGCTAAAGCTGAAGCTAAAAGGACAGAAACTTGA
- a CDS encoding HupE/UreJ family protein → MRQTSAPRLASTLTNPFHFTKLLLIKLLILLGLMLPSTAHAHLVNTGLGPVYDGISHLFITPEDLLTTITLALYCGLMGAKTGRLGMFVFPIAWAIGGFIGLQVTIDTTWPIAAFSFVFLGLILAADLLLPKGILIFVMALIGVCHGAINGEALQNETIQSGFMHTGSGLLGLIGTVITLFILMTLFSALVVTLKAAWSKIAVRVFGSWVCASGILMFGWYLKGLGL, encoded by the coding sequence TTGAGACAAACTAGCGCCCCTAGGTTGGCGAGTACGTTAACCAATCCATTTCATTTCACTAAGCTACTTTTGATTAAGTTACTTATTCTGCTTGGGTTAATGCTGCCAAGCACCGCCCATGCCCATCTGGTGAACACAGGTTTAGGGCCAGTCTACGATGGGATAAGCCATTTATTTATTACTCCAGAAGATTTGCTGACTACTATCACCCTCGCGCTTTACTGCGGCTTAATGGGCGCAAAAACGGGGAGATTGGGCATGTTTGTTTTTCCTATCGCTTGGGCTATCGGTGGGTTCATTGGACTGCAAGTGACGATTGATACGACTTGGCCGATTGCCGCCTTCTCCTTTGTTTTTTTAGGCCTGATTTTGGCGGCGGACTTGTTGCTACCTAAAGGGATACTCATTTTCGTGATGGCGTTAATTGGCGTATGTCATGGGGCGATTAATGGCGAAGCCCTGCAAAATGAAACAATTCAAAGTGGATTTATGCACACGGGGTCAGGACTCTTGGGGCTCATTGGCACTGTCATCACATTGTTTATCCTGATGACACTCTTTAGTGCCTTAGTTGTGACCTTAAAAGCGGCTTGGTCAAAGATTGCCGTGCGGGTATTTGGCAGTTGGGTATGTGCCAGTGGCATCTTGATGTTTGGCTGGTATCTTAAAGGACTAGGTTTATAA
- a CDS encoding DUF3604 domain-containing protein, producing the protein MYLHWNKPRSLLTKPSLISSSISLCCALMALNAYAEESVTTDAGTINPKQIAQFFKQPGYSPYAGRSYPTRPLWGELHLHTSWSADAIAAGTRVGPDEALKYAEGQEITSSTGQQVKLSRPYDWMMVADHSDAMGVMSAVLDGKSSLMTDPTLKRWHEGMVKGGEEATKVVMEMITLQGQGKIPKPMTDKNVQMDIWHEMTAIVEGHNKPGTFTALIGYEWTSNYGGGNNLHRNVVYRDGKALADQVRPLTTFDTEIPNKLWDWMQAFEDKTGGQVLAVPHNGNLSNGLMFSTETPDGKPIDAKWAETRARWEPLYEITQSKGTSEQHPTLAPNDEFANFEIWDKGNLNVVPKKPGMIEREYAREALKQGLKLEGKYGTNPFKFGLVGSSDDHTGISSTEENNYFGKFPASEPSAERSVGNAFDFEGRTVKDWQLGASGLTAVWSDENTRASIWDAMKRKEVYATTGTRIFLRFFGGWTFEEKDALGRNPGAIGYSKGVPMGGDLTTPTNGAKAPSFLVAAAKDPYSGNLDRIQIVKGWLDKKGVPQEQIYNVVWAGDRKLDDKGKLPPVGNTVDVANVTWSNTIGAPELITVWKDPDFDPSLKAFYYARVIEIPTPRWTAYDKAYFAEAKFTEDVPMTVNERAYSSPIWYAPKK; encoded by the coding sequence ATGTATTTGCATTGGAATAAACCGCGCAGTTTGTTAACAAAACCAAGTCTTATCAGTTCGTCCATTTCACTTTGCTGCGCCCTGATGGCGCTGAATGCATATGCCGAAGAAAGCGTCACTACAGACGCCGGCACCATCAATCCAAAACAAATTGCCCAATTTTTCAAACAACCCGGTTATTCACCCTACGCGGGTCGTAGTTACCCCACACGTCCCCTATGGGGCGAGTTGCATTTGCACACCTCTTGGTCGGCGGATGCGATTGCCGCGGGTACCCGTGTTGGGCCCGATGAAGCCTTAAAATATGCCGAGGGCCAAGAAATTACCTCGAGTACGGGGCAACAGGTGAAACTTTCTAGGCCCTACGATTGGATGATGGTCGCCGACCACTCCGATGCTATGGGGGTCATGAGTGCGGTGTTAGATGGTAAGAGTTCCTTAATGACGGATCCGACCCTTAAGCGCTGGCACGAGGGGATGGTGAAGGGCGGAGAGGAAGCCACTAAAGTCGTGATGGAAATGATCACGCTGCAGGGGCAAGGTAAAATCCCCAAACCTATGACAGATAAAAATGTGCAAATGGACATTTGGCATGAGATGACCGCCATCGTTGAAGGTCATAACAAGCCTGGCACTTTTACTGCGCTGATTGGTTATGAATGGACCTCAAACTACGGCGGCGGTAACAACCTTCACCGTAACGTGGTGTACCGTGACGGTAAAGCTTTAGCGGATCAAGTCCGCCCGTTAACGACCTTCGATACCGAAATCCCAAATAAATTATGGGATTGGATGCAGGCCTTCGAGGATAAAACCGGAGGTCAAGTGCTTGCCGTTCCCCATAACGGTAACCTATCAAACGGATTAATGTTCTCCACCGAAACGCCAGATGGTAAACCCATCGATGCCAAATGGGCCGAGACCCGCGCTCGCTGGGAACCTTTATACGAAATCACCCAAAGTAAAGGTACTTCGGAGCAGCATCCTACACTTGCCCCTAATGACGAGTTCGCCAATTTCGAAATTTGGGACAAAGGTAACCTAAACGTAGTGCCTAAAAAGCCTGGGATGATCGAGCGGGAATATGCAAGGGAAGCCCTAAAACAGGGGTTGAAGCTGGAGGGTAAATACGGCACTAACCCCTTCAAATTTGGACTTGTCGGTTCTTCCGATGATCACACGGGGATTTCATCCACCGAGGAAAATAACTACTTCGGTAAATTCCCCGCAAGTGAACCTAGCGCCGAGCGCTCCGTCGGTAACGCCTTCGACTTTGAAGGCCGCACCGTAAAAGATTGGCAACTCGGGGCGTCGGGTTTGACTGCGGTCTGGTCAGATGAAAACACCCGTGCATCGATTTGGGATGCGATGAAGCGTAAGGAAGTCTACGCCACAACGGGTACCCGAATATTCCTGCGTTTCTTTGGCGGTTGGACCTTTGAAGAAAAAGATGCCCTTGGTCGTAATCCAGGGGCGATTGGTTACAGTAAGGGCGTGCCTATGGGGGGCGATCTCACGACACCAACCAATGGCGCCAAAGCGCCAAGCTTCTTAGTTGCTGCGGCTAAGGATCCCTATTCGGGTAACTTAGATAGGATCCAAATCGTTAAGGGCTGGCTCGATAAGAAAGGTGTACCGCAGGAGCAAATCTATAACGTGGTCTGGGCAGGGGATCGTAAGCTCGATGACAAGGGTAAACTGCCCCCCGTGGGTAACACTGTGGATGTGGCCAATGTGACTTGGTCCAACACCATAGGCGCGCCCGAACTTATCACTGTGTGGAAGGATCCAGACTTTGATCCCTCACTCAAGGCGTTTTACTACGCCCGCGTCATTGAAATTCCAACCCCACGTTGGACGGCCTACGACAAAGCTTATTTTGCAGAAGCTAAGTTTACCGAAGACGTGCCAATGACTGTCAACGAGCGTGCCTATTCATCACCCATTTGGTATGCCCCTAAAAAATAG
- a CDS encoding alpha/beta fold hydrolase, which produces MKPEDLGVVQAPCLGIWSEHDHYLGEKQMKDSVHFIGENASFEFARVNDVTHWVQLDKPEEINQLILKFTSKHC; this is translated from the coding sequence ATGAAACCTGAAGATCTTGGTGTCGTACAAGCACCTTGCTTAGGTATCTGGTCTGAACATGACCATTATTTAGGTGAGAAGCAGATGAAAGACTCTGTCCATTTCATCGGTGAAAATGCCAGCTTTGAATTCGCGCGTGTGAATGATGTAACTCACTGGGTACAACTCGATAAACCTGAAGAAATTAACCAACTTATACTTAAATTTACGTCTAAACATTGCTAA
- a CDS encoding HupE/UreJ family protein, whose amino-acid sequence MKHCCRFVVLLSLLLTILGFQALAHESQPGVVEIKQLDNLRYQVVWKAPIYYGKPHPASLVLPESWKLVAPVTQFATKDANITTKIVAIEAGQFNGATLSFPKLEQTITDVMIRTELKDGSQFTYLASPTKASITLRGERSHAQTALEYTELGIHHILLGVDHLLFVLGLMLIVQSKLALFKTITSFTLAHSLTLGLATLGLAIMPLPPLNAAIALSILFLGPEIVRARRGQRSLTIDYPWLIAFGFGLLHGFGFASGLSTTGMPKSELPLALLSFNIGVELGQIGFVILALCLVAAFRVLQLQWPRWVTWLPGYTVGGLGAYWTIQRTLML is encoded by the coding sequence ATGAAGCACTGCTGCCGTTTTGTTGTGCTGTTGAGTTTGCTGTTAACCATCCTTGGATTTCAGGCGCTGGCCCATGAGAGTCAGCCCGGGGTTGTTGAAATAAAACAGCTCGATAACCTGCGTTATCAAGTAGTGTGGAAGGCACCTATCTATTACGGTAAACCCCATCCAGCCTCATTAGTGCTGCCAGAAAGCTGGAAATTAGTGGCGCCAGTTACCCAGTTTGCGACTAAAGATGCCAATATCACCACCAAGATTGTAGCAATCGAAGCGGGGCAATTTAATGGAGCCACGCTTTCTTTCCCCAAGCTTGAGCAGACTATCACCGATGTGATGATTCGCACTGAGCTAAAGGATGGCAGTCAATTTACCTACCTTGCGAGCCCGACTAAAGCTTCAATCACGCTAAGGGGGGAGAGGAGTCATGCCCAAACCGCCCTTGAGTATACCGAGCTGGGTATTCACCATATTTTATTAGGTGTTGATCATCTGTTGTTTGTGCTTGGCTTAATGCTGATTGTCCAATCTAAACTGGCGTTATTTAAAACCATTACCTCCTTTACCCTTGCACATTCACTCACCCTAGGTTTAGCGACCTTGGGGCTTGCGATAATGCCACTGCCGCCACTCAACGCTGCCATTGCGCTTTCGATCCTCTTTCTTGGGCCAGAAATTGTCAGGGCAAGGCGAGGGCAGCGCAGCCTGACCATAGATTATCCGTGGTTGATTGCCTTTGGTTTCGGTCTTTTGCACGGCTTTGGGTTCGCCAGCGGCTTAAGCACTACGGGCATGCCGAAATCTGAACTCCCGCTGGCGTTGCTGTCCTTTAATATCGGGGTCGAGCTCGGACAAATTGGCTTTGTTATCTTAGCCCTCTGTCTTGTGGCTGCCTTTAGGGTATTACAGCTGCAATGGCCTCGCTGGGTGACTTGGCTACCGGGTTATACCGTGGGTGGACTTGGGGCCTACTGGACAATCCAAAGGACATTAATGCTGTAG
- a CDS encoding HupE/UreJ family protein, giving the protein MHLKISHYSYRLLLIIALLPFWAEAHVDSHQALGFTTGLGHPWSGLDHILAMVAIGIWGAQLGRPAVWLLPVVFPMMMAFGGMLGLLGVPFPSVEAGIAISAIVLGLMVLFEVKGNMQLIVALVGFFALFHGYAHGTELPEGQSGLLYSMGFVVGTGLLHGIGIGLGLLHRFQYGRLALRAAGSIVMLMGGVFLWQAMA; this is encoded by the coding sequence ATGCATTTAAAAATAAGTCACTATTCGTATCGACTGCTTCTTATTATCGCCCTGTTGCCATTTTGGGCAGAGGCCCATGTCGACAGTCACCAAGCCTTAGGCTTTACCACAGGGCTTGGTCATCCCTGGTCGGGGTTAGATCATATTCTGGCAATGGTGGCCATTGGGATCTGGGGCGCGCAGCTTGGTCGTCCCGCAGTGTGGCTGTTACCCGTCGTTTTTCCGATGATGATGGCCTTTGGTGGCATGTTAGGTTTGCTCGGGGTGCCATTCCCAAGTGTGGAGGCCGGCATTGCGATATCGGCTATCGTGCTCGGGCTTATGGTGCTGTTCGAAGTTAAAGGCAATATGCAGCTCATTGTCGCCCTAGTGGGCTTCTTTGCACTGTTTCACGGTTATGCCCATGGCACTGAACTTCCCGAGGGGCAGAGCGGTTTACTCTATTCGATGGGCTTTGTGGTCGGGACTGGGCTATTACATGGTATTGGGATTGGTTTAGGGCTACTGCATCGATTCCAGTACGGACGATTAGCCCTTCGCGCTGCAGGCTCCATCGTGATGCTGATGGGCGGAGTCTTTTTATGGCAGGCCATGGCATAG